AACAGTGCTAGATGCAAGGGCCGCAAGTTCTCCGGCTTGCCTATCATGGCGACGCAGCGGTTGGTGACGAGGTTAACGACCTTCACGCCTAACATCGTGGCGTAGATGACGAAGTGGCCGCTCGTGTCGAACAACACGTTCGCGAGCTGCACCGAGTCGGACTTCTCTAGGTCACGCTCGGTCGCCATTCTGTGGAAGAACATTGAATTAGGACCAACATTATTTCGcctttatctaatttatttacgaCACCATACACACATATGTGAAATCCTGTTGCTGCTGGTTCAGTCTTCATCcatatttcaaagaaatttgaATCCGCAGACGCAAGCTCATTTAGAGTGCAAAATACTagttataaaacagttttccGGCTTATGGGTAAGTGTCTCATAACCTATCCAACAGGTAAAGCGATAAcgaatgtatgaaaacaaaaccCTTCACCTAATgctaactaatatttataaaaatggcgAAACCGGGGGTTTAATGCATAAGtgatatgttattatttacctCCTGCCGAACTCCATGTTGGGCAGCTGCTGCGTCTGGTGCTGCAGCTCCTGGAAGCGCTGCAGGCTCTCGTCCAGCACCTTGTGCAGCTTGCCTGACAGGAAATGGAACACACGCACCTATTACACCAACAGACAAACGCGCCTATTATTACTATCTACCTACACCGTATATGTTAAGGTACCCATGTCCTACTTCATTCATAGAAATCTGAGAAAAACATACTTAAGGAGGATTTAGGCTTAGCCAAAGAGATCATTAGCTAAGGTGTTTATtctatatttgtaattttatttctgttacaaCCAGAAGTATATAATAGATATTGCTATGACCATGGTCCAACGCAATTAAGAACTTTTAACATTAGAACTCGACCGCAGATGCAGTCTagtaaattagattttaagcaagaattacagtaatataataaaaaggcTACAGTAAAGACCTCACGGTTGTAGCCCTTTCGATTACATCGAATATACCGAGAGTGTACATGACTAACTACATAATGGTAAAATTAAGACTATAATTACTCTTAATTTTgctttacaaataattgatttcGCGTCCTGATTGTAGAACACAGTAACGAAgagtaataaacaaattttaatacagatcacctctgttatacccgaagttgtatgcagaggtgtatgaaatgtgaaatacacccatgtttcgccattaacatgtAAGTCCCGTGTAATAAGGGGCAAGTCCATTGCCAGAACATAAATAGTTCAACAAATGCACAAAAACCTCTCACCTTTCTATCTAAACTAATAGACGCCATCTTCTTCCCATCAGGCGAGAACGCCAGCGCCGTAGGATACGTCTTATTCTTCACAAAGTCATACAAATCTGTATCTAACTTTGATTCAAAATTCACTATTCTAGGGAACTTGAATTCGTGTTTAGCGCCTGTCCAGTATTCTACAATACCGGCTTTATCAACCGAGACAGCTGTTTCAAATACTGGGTTGTATTTTATGGTCGCCACTGTACTCTGGTGGAGAGTCTCGAAGGTGTGCAGTGGCGTGCCTGATGTTTGGGTACCGTCGAACACGTGGATTTTGTTACTATTCTTCTCTGAGCTGAGGAATATAGGTTgaatgttttagaaatattgaaaaGGTGAAACAGCAGTAGTTAACTTATTTAAGGAATGATTTATGACCTGATATAATATGCATCCTGAAATTCTATTGTAACTAGAAGAATGTTATTGTCAAAAAgagttttataatgaaaaaggCTTTGAATATTGATGCTAAGAAAAAATGTGTTCTCTGTAACtgataaaatctatttttttttttgtaataatgtcCAAATTTTCTAGATGATACTTACACAGCTAATGCAGATATAGGGTCACCAGCAGAGTGCACCCACTCAACACAGTATGGCTCAAATTCTATAGTAATCATGTTGATCATGTCTGAAACAGGAGCAAGACAATATCAATCAATGATAGGCTCAATAAGGCAGAAGGCATATAAAGTAATAGAGCAAATAACATGATTACTGGTGCCAAACAACTTTAACATATCAAGTAGATTAGGTGTAGATAGTAGGTGTTTTAGAAAGCAAACTGAATGTAATATATGACCAGTGCAGAGGACCTTTGGTTGCCTGTTCTACCAATTGGATGATAGAAGGGCAATAATTCTTGCCATCATCCCCAGCAATTCTTTCCAAGAAGGTATAATCATTGTTCATTATGTTGTAGTCAAATGAAATTGGAAAAAGGAGTGATGTACATAATAGAGAGAGAACAGAGTTTACCCACCAAAGTTGACAACATCAAACACCTTGATAGTCTTCTCTTGTGATGCAGTACAGAGCAGAGTGCCTGTAGTGTTGGCTGCAACATGACTGATCGGTGCCAGGTGACAACGAAAGTGTTTTACAAACTCTATGCCTTCTTCCTGCAAACAGGTTGAGTAAAAATTTTTACATCATTtcataaaagttaattttaaattgatataatataaattagacagGTAATATATTGATTATGTAATGATCTGCAGAGAGGAGAGATGGAGATGAAGACTCCCAGCATAAGGAGTGTTTTGTTAGGGGCTTTTTTAGGTTATTGAGTAAGATCCAACAATGCCATCTTGTGCCTAACTTGATTATGAGGTAAACTCAGTCCTGTGGAACTTATTGTTGCTCTCATACCTGTGTTTAAATAGACTTCAATTGCTCCTGGCGTTAATAAGGTACCTTGGCATAAGACCCGGCAATTTATAAGTTTAGATAACCAAAAATGATTCCTAAATTTGATAACATTGTAACTATTTTTAGGCTTGTACCTGTTTCTTCCAGAACTTCAAGTGTCCGTCCTGACTGGCCGTGATCACGAAGTCAGTCTTCGTCACAACGACGTGTGTGACCACGTCTCTGTGCATGTAACTGAACTCATAAGTTTCCGATGAAGGCAGGTTTTCTAAGTACAGGGACTCAAactctaacactgaaatataaaGCTTCATGTTTAACATCCATCCTATAACTAGGAATCTTTATAGTAGACGAGAAACATTACCTTTTCGCTTTTTAGTTTTTGGTTTTGTCGCCTCGGATGGCATTGGCCCTATCCAGCCATCGTTATCGTCTGCTTCTTCCTTATTATCAACACTGCTACGCCTTTTCTCTCCAGACatttttactaagttgtcaCGGTAGAGTCTAAacgatttatttcaaaaatataactattataattttgtaaacacCGTGCTTACAGCCTTTTCATGACACTTCGACAATCCTTCCGAATATTATTGGTCTAAATTACATTGGCATTGTTTAAACAAAGTGTCTTCCCGTTTTATTCGCATTGTAATGTGAATGCACTATAGTTTGTATTACGTCAAAcgaagcaaaataaatatctctCATTGGCTAAATATTTCAGTGTGTCTGATCATTGGTTACTCTATTTTCTTCATTGGTCAGTTTAAATTGATCATAGACAACCGGTACAAGGTTTTATTGGgtaaaatttaataactttctttatctatttttaactaAATGACAGAAAAATTTGAAGTTTTACTGCTTTACTATTCATCCTTGCTTATTTTACTTTcgcaaaacaaaaaatctaatttttattttacaaatccGATTGTCCAGTCACGTTGGAGCGTTGTAAACTTTTTAGTTACATTGTCTATGCTCAATATGTCTTTTACGAATTCGTAGTGATGGTGGCTGGCTTCCTTGCAAACGAAGCGTCGTAAATTACAGCTTATTTGTAAATCTTGTTAAAAATTTGGTCGTATAACGATCGAATCAATAGTGACTTAAGTGCTCAAGAAGTTTCACATCTAATCGGTAAGTGTAATGTGCAACATTGATTGTGAAAACGCGCGCTACCGGTACCTCTACACGTGGTTAGGCTGCTATACGGCGTACGTACGTTGCCAATGTGTTTTCTTACAATTATCAACGAATGTAGTAACGACGCAGATTCCCTGAGTGTATTCAAGTGAAATTCTCATAATTTTATGTCACGCATCAAATATAGGTTGTTTATTGAACGTGGTTAGTTTGACAAGCGGTGACTCGTTGCTGACACATATAGCTGCTGTTGAGGTAAATTATATACgaatatgtttttgaaaactGTACGCACACTGATAAAACACCGCTAAGAATAGTTATAAAGTTTGCGTGGTCATAAATCGCTGTCGTAATGTCTTTGAAACACTTGTCTTGCCGTGCCTTGCagctttctttttttttctgttagTTTTAAGACAATGACGCATCGTTGCACTATGAACAGCATGTGGGAAAGTACTAATACATTATAACGCCTATAGGAACCCAAGTGGTCTAATTCTAAACATATGTTAGAATGTCTACCTGTTACATGCTAACACAAAAGACTCATTATTGCTCTACTCATGCTATACTATCTGgtgttgtatttataaattcattgaCACCATTTATATGTGCACATTGCACTCAGTGCAATGCATATCTTTGTGTCGTTCTTGTTTGAGAACATTTTCACAGCTATTCATCCTTGTAGCATTGAAGGACATGAAAGTCATGCTTATTGTCACATTAGATGTACATTATAATGCCATTAGCTGAGTTTCTCAGCATGAAAGTGCATGCACACACTACATGATTCCAATTATACACTTTCTAAGAATTATAATTCTTGAGTAATAATTTCACATATCATTGGCAACGGTAATACTAAAATTGCATGTGTATTTCTTTAATTGTAAGATAAGTTTGATACTCGCACAAGGTTATATTAGATTGTATGATAAGAATTAGAAAATGAAGTGGTATATACATA
The sequence above is drawn from the Anticarsia gemmatalis isolate Benzon Research Colony breed Stoneville strain chromosome 17, ilAntGemm2 primary, whole genome shotgun sequence genome and encodes:
- the LOC142980210 gene encoding peptidylprolyl isomerase domain and WD repeat-containing protein 1 encodes the protein MSGEKRRSSVDNKEEADDNDGWIGPMPSEATKPKTKKRKVLEFESLYLENLPSSETYEFSYMHRDVVTHVVVTKTDFVITASQDGHLKFWKKQEEGIEFVKHFRCHLAPISHVAANTTGTLLCTASQEKTIKVFDVVNFDMINMITIEFEPYCVEWVHSAGDPISALAVSEKNSNKIHVFDGTQTSGTPLHTFETLHQSTVATIKYNPVFETAVSVDKAGIVEYWTGAKHEFKFPRIVNFESKLDTDLYDFVKNKTYPTALAFSPDGKKMASISLDRKVRVFHFLSGKLHKVLDESLQRFQELQHQTQQLPNMEFGRRMATERDLEKSDSVQLANVLFDTSGHFVIYATMLGVKVVNLVTNRCVAMIGKPENLRPLHLALFQGRTNQSKVATTLEMEGSENPTLLNVKTDPTLFCTAYKKNRFYMFSRRSPDDIKSPDADRDIFNEKPSKEDIISATEGQGVQRLYEQAILHTSLGDVHIRLFGKDVPRTAENFCVHARNGYYNGHVFHRVIKGFMIQTGDPTGTGTGGESIWGGEFADEFRPHLKHDRPYTVSMANAGPNTNGSQFFVTLAPTPWLDNKHTVFGRVVRGMEVVQNIGSVKTNPKTDKPYEDVRIISVTVK